A genomic window from Rhizobium sp. EC-SD404 includes:
- the msrA gene encoding peptide-methionine (S)-S-oxide reductase MsrA, with the protein MFLIDMFNKKTAMPEAERALPGRSEPIPTAETHFVNGKPLKGPYPEGLEQAYFGMGCFWGVERLFWKMPGVYVTASGYAGGFTPNPTYHETVTGQTGHTEVVLVVFDPKIIGYDDLLRAFWEEHDPTQGMRQGNDIGTTYRSAIYTVGDAQNEAAKASRDAYQQALANSGLTAKITTEIAPAGTFYFAEDYHQQYLAKNPGGYCNLRGTGVDCVGG; encoded by the coding sequence ATGTTTCTTATCGACATGTTCAACAAGAAGACCGCGATGCCCGAGGCCGAGCGCGCGCTGCCAGGCCGTTCCGAACCCATCCCGACCGCCGAGACGCACTTCGTCAACGGCAAGCCGCTGAAGGGTCCCTATCCGGAAGGCCTTGAGCAGGCCTATTTCGGCATGGGCTGCTTCTGGGGCGTGGAACGGCTTTTCTGGAAGATGCCCGGCGTTTACGTGACGGCGTCCGGCTATGCTGGCGGCTTCACGCCTAACCCCACCTATCATGAGACGGTGACGGGCCAGACAGGCCATACCGAGGTCGTGCTCGTCGTTTTCGATCCCAAAATCATCGGTTATGATGATTTGCTGCGCGCTTTTTGGGAGGAGCACGATCCGACCCAGGGCATGCGTCAGGGCAACGATATCGGCACGACCTACCGTTCCGCGATCTACACGGTCGGGGACGCCCAAAACGAGGCCGCCAAAGCTTCGCGTGACGCCTATCAGCAGGCTCTCGCCAATTCCGGCTTGACGGCGAAGATCACCACCGAGATCGCTCCGGCGGGCACATTCTATTTCGCCGAGGACTACCATCAGCAATATCTCGCCAAGAACCCCGGTGGATATTGCAACCTGCGCGGCACCGGCGTCGACTGCGTCGGCGGCTGA
- a CDS encoding catalase — protein sequence MADKTFAPRTTTDAGIPVQSDEHSLSIGRDGPIVLNDHYLIEQMANFNRERIPERQPHAKGSGAFGHFEVTADVSKFTKAKFLQLGAKVETAVRFSTVAGERGSPDTWRDPRGFSVKFYTEDGNFDMVGNNTPIFFIRDPMKFQHFIRSQKRRADNGLRDHDMQWDFWTLSPESAHQVTYLMGDRGVPKNWREMNGYGSHTYMLINEAGEKFWVKWHFHTDLGDGNAHMTQDQADKMAGQDGDYHRRDLFDHISKGEFPSWTLKFQVMPFDDAKTYRINPFDLTKTWPHDDYPLIEVGKLTLDTNPEDWDTQIEQLAFEPNNMVPGIGLSPDKMLLARGFSYADAHRARLGVNYKQIPVNQAKAAEVHSYSRAGRGRTVNALDPVYAPNSYGGPGAQPEVGGEATWMADGDMVRSAYTLREGDDDWSQPGALVREVMDDAQRERFVGNVAGHLANGVSEPILQRAFNYWRNVDQDIGDRIEKATRDLVGGKSDAPGMASAKSISGYQGIPATSSFAKGEGQKNASNDERKLAATK from the coding sequence TTGGCCGACAAAACATTCGCCCCCCGCACGACAACCGATGCCGGTATTCCGGTTCAAAGCGACGAGCATTCACTTTCCATCGGGCGCGACGGCCCGATCGTGCTCAACGATCACTATCTGATCGAGCAGATGGCAAACTTCAATCGCGAGCGCATTCCCGAACGGCAGCCCCACGCCAAGGGAAGTGGAGCGTTCGGCCATTTCGAAGTGACGGCGGACGTCAGCAAATTCACCAAGGCGAAATTCCTTCAACTCGGTGCCAAGGTCGAAACAGCGGTCCGCTTTTCCACCGTGGCGGGCGAGCGGGGAAGTCCCGACACCTGGCGGGACCCCCGCGGGTTCTCGGTAAAGTTCTACACGGAAGACGGCAATTTCGACATGGTCGGCAACAACACGCCGATCTTCTTCATTCGCGACCCGATGAAGTTCCAGCACTTCATCCGCAGCCAGAAGCGCCGGGCCGACAATGGCCTGCGCGATCATGACATGCAGTGGGACTTCTGGACGCTCAGCCCGGAAAGCGCGCACCAGGTCACGTATCTGATGGGCGATCGCGGCGTGCCCAAGAACTGGCGTGAGATGAACGGCTACGGCAGCCACACCTACATGCTCATCAACGAAGCGGGCGAGAAGTTCTGGGTCAAATGGCACTTCCACACCGATCTGGGTGATGGCAACGCGCACATGACGCAGGACCAGGCGGACAAGATGGCCGGGCAGGATGGCGACTATCACCGCCGCGACCTGTTCGATCATATCTCGAAAGGCGAATTCCCAAGCTGGACGCTGAAATTCCAGGTGATGCCGTTCGACGACGCCAAGACCTACCGCATCAACCCGTTCGACCTGACCAAGACATGGCCGCATGACGATTATCCGCTGATCGAGGTCGGCAAGCTGACGCTCGATACCAACCCAGAGGATTGGGACACCCAGATCGAGCAGCTGGCGTTCGAGCCCAACAACATGGTGCCCGGCATCGGCCTCAGCCCCGACAAGATGCTTCTGGCGCGCGGCTTCTCTTACGCCGACGCGCACCGCGCTCGGCTGGGGGTCAACTACAAGCAGATCCCCGTCAACCAGGCGAAGGCGGCGGAGGTGCACTCCTACTCGCGCGCCGGACGTGGCCGGACAGTGAACGCACTCGATCCCGTTTACGCTCCCAATTCCTACGGCGGCCCGGGCGCACAGCCGGAAGTCGGCGGAGAGGCGACATGGATGGCCGACGGAGATATGGTCCGCTCCGCGTACACCCTTCGCGAGGGGGACGACGATTGGAGCCAGCCCGGCGCACTCGTTCGCGAGGTCATGGACGATGCGCAGCGCGAACGCTTCGTTGGAAACGTCGCAGGCCATCTCGCCAATGGAGTCAGCGAACCGATCTTGCAACGCGCATTCAATTACTGGCGCAACGTCGACCAAGATATCGGCGACAGGATCGAGAAGGCCACGCGTGATTTGGTCGGCGGTAAGTCGGACGCTCCGGGAATGGCGAGCGCCAAGTCGATTTCCGGCTACCAAGGCATTCCCGCTACGTCATCTTTCGCCAAGGGCGAGGGACAGAAGAACGCCTCGAACGACGAGCGGAAGTTGGCTGCAACTAAATAG
- a CDS encoding FCD domain-containing protein translates to MPSTDNSSLALDRLRTLIRALPQGADAKLPTERQLADQFETGRRSVRRALEVLEAEGRIWRKQGSGTFVGPRPENQRNPFGDIAAETDFMEVMEVRLRIEPQLAQLAALRAKPDAISRMREILVRLDESADSDSRELWDSALHRQIARSAGNTLFLAMFDLVDRVRQDEAWQSIRGRARSAAYLAVYAEQHRTIVDAIGRRDPVKAGEEMRRHLMTLHDNLIRQTSMESLSDVG, encoded by the coding sequence ATGCCTTCGACCGACAACTCCAGTCTGGCTCTCGACCGGCTACGAACGCTTATCCGCGCGTTGCCGCAGGGGGCGGATGCCAAGCTTCCGACCGAGCGGCAGCTTGCGGACCAATTCGAAACCGGTCGTCGTTCTGTTCGTCGGGCACTGGAGGTGCTGGAAGCCGAAGGGCGGATTTGGCGCAAGCAGGGATCAGGGACGTTCGTCGGTCCTCGACCGGAAAACCAGCGCAATCCCTTCGGCGACATCGCCGCGGAAACCGACTTCATGGAGGTGATGGAGGTTCGGCTGCGCATCGAACCACAGCTCGCTCAGTTGGCTGCGCTGCGCGCCAAGCCAGACGCAATCAGCCGCATGCGCGAGATCCTGGTCCGACTCGACGAAAGTGCGGATTCCGACAGCCGCGAATTGTGGGACAGCGCACTGCACCGGCAGATCGCCCGCAGCGCAGGCAACACGCTGTTCCTTGCGATGTTTGATCTCGTCGACCGGGTGCGTCAGGACGAGGCGTGGCAATCGATCCGCGGACGGGCGCGCAGTGCCGCATACCTTGCCGTTTATGCCGAGCAACACCGCACCATCGTCGACGCCATCGGTCGGCGCGACCCGGTCAAGGCAGGCGAGGAGATGCGCCGCCACCTGATGACGCTGCACGACAATCTGATCCGCCAAACCTCGATGGAGTCGTTGAGCGATGTCGGTTGA
- a CDS encoding LysE family transporter, with product MSAEFSTILTALGLYAAVVLSPGPNFALISRLSISGARPAAIGATFGLAIAATLYNILTMTGLGLALTRVGWLATVIQIAGGCYLIYLGIMAWLNTQPIASAPGRGIAPASASRGLRMGMIVNLSNPKGIAFFIGLYAVAVPPDTAVWAKLVILAGGFALEIVWYGFVMVLFSSRPARAAYERFGIWIERAIGTVLAAFGVRLISEKL from the coding sequence ATGAGCGCGGAATTCTCCACAATATTGACCGCGCTTGGGCTCTATGCAGCTGTTGTGTTGAGTCCTGGCCCGAACTTTGCGTTGATTTCTCGGCTTTCCATCTCGGGTGCCCGGCCGGCTGCCATCGGAGCGACCTTCGGCTTGGCGATCGCTGCTACCCTTTACAACATCCTCACAATGACAGGACTGGGCTTGGCTTTAACCCGGGTTGGGTGGCTCGCAACCGTTATCCAGATCGCCGGCGGATGCTACCTCATCTATCTTGGCATAATGGCTTGGTTGAACACTCAGCCTATCGCCAGTGCGCCGGGGCGCGGCATTGCTCCCGCAAGTGCATCTCGGGGTCTGCGAATGGGCATGATCGTCAACCTCTCAAACCCGAAAGGCATTGCATTCTTCATCGGTCTTTATGCGGTCGCTGTGCCCCCAGACACTGCAGTATGGGCGAAACTCGTGATCCTGGCAGGAGGCTTCGCGCTGGAGATCGTTTGGTACGGCTTTGTGATGGTTCTGTTTTCTTCGCGCCCGGCACGAGCGGCTTACGAGCGCTTCGGCATTTGGATTGAACGGGCGATCGGGACGGTGCTGGCGGCGTTTGGCGTGCGTCTCATATCCGAGAAGCTGTGA
- a CDS encoding BMP family ABC transporter substrate-binding protein, protein MKRTLISLFALAAMASTAMAQDADFTPAIIYDLGGKFDKSFNEAAYTGAEQFKTETGVEYREFEIQNDAQREQALRRFIRDGNNPIVMAGFNWAAVLETIAAENPETDFAIIDAVVDLPNVRSVVFKEQEGSYLVGVLAALASESGTVGFVGGMDVPLIRRFACGYVGGVKATAEGATVIEAMTGTTPEAWNDPVRGAEITRSQISQGADVVYHAAGGTGVGVLQAAADEGALGIGVDSNQNALHPGNMLTSMVKRVDVAVYEAFTDAMNGSFDYGVTSLGLAEDGVAYALDENNADLVTDDMEAAVEEAKAGIIAGDIEVHDYMSDDSCPY, encoded by the coding sequence ATGAAGCGCACGCTCATCAGCCTCTTTGCGCTCGCGGCCATGGCCTCGACCGCGATGGCGCAGGACGCAGACTTTACGCCGGCCATCATCTACGATCTCGGCGGCAAGTTCGACAAATCCTTCAATGAAGCCGCCTACACCGGGGCCGAGCAGTTCAAGACCGAGACCGGCGTCGAATACCGCGAATTCGAGATTCAGAACGACGCGCAACGTGAGCAGGCGCTTCGCCGCTTCATCCGCGACGGCAACAACCCGATCGTCATGGCTGGCTTCAACTGGGCAGCCGTGCTCGAGACCATCGCCGCTGAAAACCCCGAAACCGATTTCGCCATCATCGACGCCGTCGTCGATCTGCCGAACGTGCGCTCCGTGGTCTTCAAGGAACAGGAAGGCTCCTATCTGGTCGGCGTGCTCGCGGCGCTCGCGTCCGAATCCGGCACGGTGGGCTTCGTCGGTGGCATGGACGTGCCGCTCATCCGCCGCTTCGCTTGCGGCTATGTCGGCGGCGTGAAGGCGACGGCCGAAGGCGCGACCGTCATCGAAGCAATGACCGGTACGACGCCTGAAGCATGGAACGATCCTGTGCGCGGCGCGGAAATCACCCGTTCGCAGATCAGCCAGGGCGCGGATGTGGTCTATCACGCCGCCGGCGGCACCGGCGTTGGCGTGCTGCAGGCTGCGGCAGATGAAGGCGCTCTCGGCATCGGCGTCGATTCCAACCAGAACGCGCTGCATCCGGGCAACATGCTCACTTCGATGGTGAAGCGCGTCGACGTTGCCGTCTACGAGGCCTTCACCGATGCGATGAACGGCTCGTTCGACTACGGCGTCACCTCGCTCGGCCTTGCCGAAGACGGCGTCGCCTACGCGCTGGACGAGAACAACGCCGACCTCGTCACCGACGATATGGAAGCAGCCGTGGAAGAAGCCAAGGCTGGGATCATCGCCGGCGACATCGAAGTCCACGACTACATGTCGGATGACAGCTGTCCTTACTGA